CCGTCTGGGCGGCGGCACCAGTGTCGCGATGCGGTCGAAATATTCGGGGCCGGTGCCGATATGGAAGTCGGCCGCCAGCGGCCCGGCCAGTTCGTCGGCGAAGAATCGACCGAGCGAACGACCCGTGATCCGGCGGATCACCGCGTCGATCAGGTGCCCGTAGGAGACCGCGTGATAGCCGGACGCGGTGCCCGGTTCCCACCACGGCGCCTGCGCGGCGAGGCGATCGGCCGCGGCTTCCACATCGTAGATATCGGCCAGCTCGATGGGCCGATTCCAGCCCGACACACCCGAGGTATGGGAGAGCAGATGCCGAATCTCGATGCCGCCCTTACCTTCCGCGGCGAATTCCGGCCAGTAGTGGGCCACCGGCCGGTACGGATCGAGTTCTCCCCGATCGATCAGCAGCAGGGCACACAGCGCGGTCATGGTCTTGGTGATGGAGAAGACGTTGACCAGGGTGTCGGCGCCCCAGCGCGTGTCGCGCCCGGAGTCGGTATATCCGCCCCACAGATCCACCACCGGCTCGCCGTCACGGACGACACACAGCGATGCGCCCAGTTCCGCGCCGTTGTCGAGCCGCTCGTCGAATACCGCCCGCACATCGGCGAATTCGTCATGACACAGGCCCGCGCTGCTCATCGTGCGCCCTCCGCGGCTCGGGGCCGTACCGGCAGCGTGTGGCCGGCGGCCGCCGCCCGCTTGGCGCCGAGTTCCATTTCCTTGGTCAGTTCCCGCACGTAGGGCACGAATTCGATCTGGATCGTGTGCCGCGGCGAATCGTAGTAGCGCGCCGCGCGCCGGGCTTCCCGCTCGGCCATCGCGGTTTCCATTTCCGGCGCCGTCGGCAGGTGGTAGCGGCCGCTGAGATATTCGGCGACGAATTTCGACTGCTGTTCGGCGAAGTTCACCAGCGTCGGCAGGGGCTGCGCCAGACCCAGATAGAACAGATTGTCGATCCCGGGTTTCATCATCAGTTGGTACAGCGACATCCGATTCGCCGCATCGGGCAGCAGCGCCGGATCGGAGAAGAACGGGAAGCTGATGTGATAGCCGGTGGCGCACAGCACCACGTCGATCTCTTCGACGGTGCCGTCGGCGAAATGCACCCGCGATCCGTCCAGGCGGGTGATCGCCGGCTTCGCGGTGATATCGCCGCAGCCGGCCCGGTGCAGGAATTCCTCACTCGCCGACGGATGCGCTTCGAGCGGCAGATGATCCGGATCGGGCAGCCCGTACCCCGACATCGCGCCGAGGAACTTGCGGATGGAGCGTTGCCGCACCTTCAGGGCGAGCTTCGGCGGCATCCAGGCCGGGGTGGTGCGCCGGTCGGCGGCCACGCCGTTCACATACTTCGGCAGCACCCACACCCCGCGGCGGGCCGAGACGAACAGCTTCTCGGCCAGGAAACGCTGTGACAGTTCCGAGGCGATATCCAGTCCCGAATTGCCCATGCCGACGACCACGACCCGCTTGCCCCGCATATCCACTGGGTCGAACGGATCGTTGTAGGCGTGGCTGTGCATGAGCACGCCGTCGAATTCACCCGGATAGTCGGGGAAGCGCGGATTCCAGTGGTGGCCGTTGCAGACGATCAGCGCGTCGTAGGTCTCGGTCTCGCCCGATTCGGTGGTGATCGTCCACAGTCCGTCGGCATCCCGCTGCGCACCGACCACTTTCGCGTTGAAGCGGATGTGATCGCGCAGCCCGAAGTGTTCGACGTAATCCTTGAAGTATTCGAACAGCTGGGAATGATGGGGAAAGTCGGGCCAGTGCTCCGGCGCCGGGAAGTCCTCGAACTGCAGCCGATACTTCGAGGTATCGATGTGCAGACTCTGGTAGCAGGCCGACATCCCGTTCGGATTCTTGTAATACCAATTGCCCCCGACCTCGTCGGAGGCCTCGTAGCAATCGAAGGGGATGCCATATTCGGCGAGCCGTTTGGCGGCCGTGATGCCCGAGGGACCGGCGCCGATGACGCACACCCGGGGCAGTTCGCGTGTATCCAAGTCGATCTCCTGTTCGGCGCACGGCCGGACGTGACGTGGCACACACGCTAGCACTCACTGGACACGGCGTCTAGTGAGTAATCATGCGTCTATCATCGAGGGTATGCCTTCGGAATCGACCGCCCGGCGCGGCTCGCTGCGCGATGAGCAGAAGCGGGCCACGCGTATGCGAATCGTGGAGGAAGCACGGCGGTTGTTCACCAAGGAGGGCTATACCGGCGTCCGGGTGGACGACATCGCGGCGGCGGTGGGCTGCAGCCGAGCCACCTTCTATCTGCATTTCACCGGCAAGCCCGAGGTACTGCGCGCTATCGCCCGGGAGGGGACGCTGGCCAGCGTCCAGTTCTACTACCGCGACCTGGACCGGGTGCTGAGCAGCAATTCGCGCGAGGAGTTCGCGGTCTGGATCCGGCAGGCGATCGAATGGTTCGTCGCCAACAAGGATCTGCTGCCGGCCTGGGACGAAGCGACCGTGCTCGAGCCCGAGTTCCGCGACATCGCACGCGAGGGCATCATGCAACTCGCCGACAGCATGCCGGAATACCTGTCCCGCTGGCCGCGCGCCCGGCAGCACGAGGCGCGGCTGCGGATCGAACTGCTGGTGGCCCAGCTCGAACGGTTCTTCACCCGCTGGGCGATGCAGGGCACCATCGAAGTGGACGCGGCCGACGCCGCGGAGGTGCTCACCGATATCTGGTATCCGGCCCTGCAGGCACCGCAGAGCTGAACACTACTTGGGCGGTAGTGAGCGGGCGTAGTCCATACCGCGTTCGATCCACCCGCCCAGCACGTCGTCGGCATCGAGGTGGTCGGCGGTGACGTGCAGCCAGTTCCGCATCTCACGACCGCCCATCACCATGGGCGCCACCGCCACCCCGTCGATCAATTCCGCGGCCTCGGCCGGGTCGACCCGCACCAGCAGCCCGCCCTTCCCACTGGCCGCCACCGCCATATTGCCGCCGACCAGGAAGGCCAGCCCGCCGAACATGCGCTTCTCGACCGTCTCGGTCACCGCGGGCCCGAGCAGGTCCCGGATCCGATCGGCCAATACCTCGTCATAGGCCATACGGCATTGTCCCTCCGGGCACCGACAGATTCGGGCCGGCGCGGTGGGAGAAGAATTCACCGGGAATTTGCACCGATGGGAACCCGCGGTGGTTGCTCCGGGCACGAGGTTGGACCAGCATCCAAGCTCATGCGGAATCGCTTGAATCCTGCCGGTGATATTCCCGATACCGGAATTCCCGAGGCGCTGGCCGCCACCATGACGATGGCCGAACAGCACGAGTGGCATCGAGGGTACCTGCGGTCGCGGTCGGTTTCGCGACGCAACTTCCTGCGCGGTTCGGCGGCCGCGGCGGCCGTGGCAGCGGTGGGGACCACACCGTTCGGCGCCCGCGCCTACGCCGATCAGGCCCAGCTCGCGGTGGGCGGGCGCCATGTCGGCTTCGGTGCCGACGCCGCCAGTCAGCTCCGCTTCGGCGCTCAGTTGTCGCGTAATCCCGCCGGCACCAAGGTCTTTCTGGATCATGGCCCCACCCCCGCACTCGGCGGGACGCTCGAGGCCGAGGTCCGCAATCTGGTGACCCAGATCCCCACCGGCGACGGCGGGGTCCTCGCCGCCGAGCAGTTCTACGCGCACGCGCCGGTCGACGGTCTGCCCGGGCGCATTCCGCACTTCTACCGCTGGCGCACCTCCGACGGCTTCACCGGCGACATCCGCGCGGCCGCCACCGCGATGCCGAGTGCGCGAAATGCCGTGGTGCCCTTCCGATTCACCATGATGGGCGATCAGGGCACCGACGCCACTCCCGCACAGCCCGCGGGTGTCGCGCCCGGCGACTACGACGACAAGTACTACAAGGCCGACAACGATCCGGCGGTCCCGCACGCGGACAATGTGCTCAATCAGATCGTGGCGTGCAAGCCGGATTTCCACGTACTCGCGGGCGATATCGCCTACGCCGACCCGTCGGGCGCGGGTAAGAAGCCCGAGTACGTCGCCGCCGGGGGTTCCGTGCCGAGCGGCTTCGACAAGTTCAACCCCTTCGTGTGGGACGTGTATCTCGGCACGATCGAGGCCAGCGCCTCGACGACACCGTGGATGTTCGCCACCGGCAACCACGACATGGAGGCCGCCTACGACACCCACGGCTACGGCGGACACCTTGCGCGCCTGGATTTTCCGGGCAACGGTCCCGCCGGATGTCCGTCGGCGTACTCGTTCACCTACGGCAATGTGGCGGTGCTCTCCCTGGACGCCAACGACGTCTCCTACGAGATCAAGGCCAACACCGGATACTCGGGCGGCGGCCAAACCGGTTGGGTGGAGCGCACTCTCGCGAACTATCGATCGAATCCGAATATCGACTTCATCGTCTGCTTCTTCCATCACTGCGCGTACTCCACCACCGACTCGCACGCCAGTGACGGCGGTCTGCGCGAC
The genomic region above belongs to Nocardia spumae and contains:
- a CDS encoding serine hydrolase domain-containing protein; translation: MSSAGLCHDEFADVRAVFDERLDNGAELGASLCVVRDGEPVVDLWGGYTDSGRDTRWGADTLVNVFSITKTMTALCALLLIDRGELDPYRPVAHYWPEFAAEGKGGIEIRHLLSHTSGVSGWNRPIELADIYDVEAAADRLAAQAPWWEPGTASGYHAVSYGHLIDAVIRRITGRSLGRFFADELAGPLAADFHIGTGPEYFDRIATLVPPPRRAVDRSTLDPDSIAIRTLTTPALDIAEIASPRWRQAELGAVNGHGNARSIARVQSLISCGGELNGRRLLSERTVALIFEQQSDGIDLALGVPVRFGIGYGLAHPRTTPSMPSGRVCWWAGYGGALVVNDLERRITVGYSMNRMGPSLLIDERADTYLRAVFAAAGASA
- a CDS encoding flavin-containing monooxygenase — translated: MDTRELPRVCVIGAGPSGITAAKRLAEYGIPFDCYEASDEVGGNWYYKNPNGMSACYQSLHIDTSKYRLQFEDFPAPEHWPDFPHHSQLFEYFKDYVEHFGLRDHIRFNAKVVGAQRDADGLWTITTESGETETYDALIVCNGHHWNPRFPDYPGEFDGVLMHSHAYNDPFDPVDMRGKRVVVVGMGNSGLDIASELSQRFLAEKLFVSARRGVWVLPKYVNGVAADRRTTPAWMPPKLALKVRQRSIRKFLGAMSGYGLPDPDHLPLEAHPSASEEFLHRAGCGDITAKPAITRLDGSRVHFADGTVEEIDVVLCATGYHISFPFFSDPALLPDAANRMSLYQLMMKPGIDNLFYLGLAQPLPTLVNFAEQQSKFVAEYLSGRYHLPTAPEMETAMAEREARRAARYYDSPRHTIQIEFVPYVRELTKEMELGAKRAAAAGHTLPVRPRAAEGAR
- a CDS encoding TetR/AcrR family transcriptional regulator, with product MPSESTARRGSLRDEQKRATRMRIVEEARRLFTKEGYTGVRVDDIAAAVGCSRATFYLHFTGKPEVLRAIAREGTLASVQFYYRDLDRVLSSNSREEFAVWIRQAIEWFVANKDLLPAWDEATVLEPEFRDIAREGIMQLADSMPEYLSRWPRARQHEARLRIELLVAQLERFFTRWAMQGTIEVDAADAAEVLTDIWYPALQAPQS
- a CDS encoding TfoX/Sxy family protein, whose protein sequence is MAYDEVLADRIRDLLGPAVTETVEKRMFGGLAFLVGGNMAVAASGKGGLLVRVDPAEAAELIDGVAVAPMVMGGREMRNWLHVTADHLDADDVLGGWIERGMDYARSLPPK
- a CDS encoding metallophosphoesterase family protein, which produces MRNRLNPAGDIPDTGIPEALAATMTMAEQHEWHRGYLRSRSVSRRNFLRGSAAAAAVAAVGTTPFGARAYADQAQLAVGGRHVGFGADAASQLRFGAQLSRNPAGTKVFLDHGPTPALGGTLEAEVRNLVTQIPTGDGGVLAAEQFYAHAPVDGLPGRIPHFYRWRTSDGFTGDIRAAATAMPSARNAVVPFRFTMMGDQGTDATPAQPAGVAPGDYDDKYYKADNDPAVPHADNVLNQIVACKPDFHVLAGDIAYADPSGAGKKPEYVAAGGSVPSGFDKFNPFVWDVYLGTIEASASTTPWMFATGNHDMEAAYDTHGYGGHLARLDFPGNGPAGCPSAYSFTYGNVAVLSLDANDVSYEIKANTGYSGGGQTGWVERTLANYRSNPNIDFIVCFFHHCAYSTTDSHASDGGLRDAWCGLFDRYQVDLVLQGHNHIFERTDPIRGGRPTTTAGDNSIVYPDADGTVYYTVGGGGRPRYGFQPGSPETYRGHEVADTAVPNSYVWTPAGSKQDEAAPWSRVRFRNYSFVRVDVRPGFFASEMDVVAVDEYGREFDKVTYRRRVGR